In a single window of the Anaerocolumna cellulosilytica genome:
- a CDS encoding TetR/AcrR family transcriptional regulator, with the protein MSDKSTREFIIETANELFLEKGYANVTVVDICNACNISKTTFYYHLQSKEDIILHFYDSITHNLSKHLLSILSKDNYWDQLLICFESLIKEASKFGTDFLSQMLISNLKEDYGSYDFRDELTNVVVMIIKKGQEAGQIRNRNDALALYKASAYVFLGHEVTWCIKKGNFEWLKEVRTALENIFDIAPELR; encoded by the coding sequence ATGTCCGATAAATCAACTAGGGAATTTATTATAGAAACTGCGAATGAATTATTTTTAGAGAAAGGATATGCAAATGTAACGGTTGTAGATATATGCAATGCCTGCAACATTTCTAAAACGACTTTTTATTATCACTTACAATCCAAAGAAGATATTATATTGCACTTTTATGATTCTATTACGCATAACCTAAGTAAGCATCTTTTGTCCATTTTGTCTAAGGACAATTATTGGGATCAATTATTAATATGTTTTGAAAGCCTAATCAAAGAAGCCAGTAAGTTTGGGACAGATTTCTTAAGCCAAATGTTAATCAGCAATTTAAAGGAAGACTATGGCAGCTATGATTTTCGGGATGAATTGACGAATGTAGTTGTCATGATTATAAAAAAAGGGCAGGAAGCCGGACAAATCCGTAACAGGAATGATGCTCTGGCACTTTATAAAGCATCGGCTTATGTCTTTCTTGGTCACGAAGTTACCTGGTGTATTAAAAAGGGGAATTTTGAATGGCTGAAAGAGGTACGGACGGCTCTTGAAAATATTTTTGACATCGCCCCAGAATTACGGTAA
- a CDS encoding methyl-accepting chemotaxis protein has protein sequence MISKKGLDYIKEFAEIQVNVITNGCIFFLMESDTIVWEASSKDFSLQEFKVGETLAKTSISHQAIEEKKTTIGTFVSKENGARVKVTAIPVTNEEGNVSGAFTIVLPKEHHLVSGFKDFAPVITEMFPGGAFLSVTDTEKITQRQPSKNFDLKDVYIGKDISIDPAAMAALKTGEIQRVDYDTYEYGAPLRILVSPFYDEDTNEVIGALNIVRPKTIELSLRDMASSLKNGLTQIAATIEELAASATDIHGNQQQLNDNIKKITETTEEINKISTFIKSIANQTNMLGLNAAIEAARVGEAGKGFSVVASEIRQMSEKSKNTVAEIEKLTNEIRTNVSESNNQSIISLTASQEQAAATEEITASLEEITALSDELSQIANKL, from the coding sequence ATGATTTCAAAAAAAGGTTTGGACTACATTAAAGAGTTTGCCGAAATTCAAGTAAATGTTATAACAAACGGCTGTATTTTCTTTCTTATGGAAAGCGATACCATTGTATGGGAAGCATCCTCAAAGGACTTCTCATTACAAGAGTTTAAGGTTGGTGAAACCCTTGCTAAGACAAGTATCAGCCATCAGGCAATTGAGGAAAAGAAAACTACCATCGGTACTTTTGTATCTAAAGAAAATGGTGCAAGGGTAAAAGTAACTGCTATACCGGTTACGAATGAAGAGGGTAATGTCAGTGGAGCTTTTACTATAGTGCTGCCCAAAGAACATCATTTAGTCAGTGGCTTTAAGGATTTTGCACCGGTTATAACTGAAATGTTTCCTGGGGGGGCGTTTCTTTCTGTAACCGATACCGAAAAAATAACACAAAGACAGCCTTCCAAAAATTTTGATTTGAAGGATGTATACATCGGAAAAGACATATCCATAGATCCGGCTGCTATGGCAGCATTAAAAACGGGTGAGATACAGCGCGTTGATTATGACACTTATGAATATGGAGCCCCTCTTCGTATATTGGTTTCACCCTTTTATGATGAAGACACCAACGAAGTAATCGGAGCACTAAATATTGTCCGTCCAAAAACGATAGAATTGTCTCTTCGTGATATGGCATCCAGTCTTAAAAATGGTTTAACTCAAATTGCAGCAACCATTGAAGAATTAGCTGCCTCAGCTACAGACATTCATGGCAATCAACAACAATTAAATGATAATATTAAAAAAATAACAGAAACAACAGAAGAAATTAACAAAATAAGCACCTTTATTAAAAGTATTGCGAATCAGACCAATATGCTCGGCCTGAATGCTGCAATAGAAGCCGCGAGAGTAGGAGAAGCTGGAAAAGGGTTCAGTGTGGTGGCATCTGAGATTCGACAAATGTCTGAAAAATCGAAAAATACAGTTGCAGAAATTGAGAAATTAACCAACGAAATCCGTACCAATGTATCAGAGTCCAATAACCAAAGTATTATCTCCCTTACCGCCAGCCAGGAACAGGCGGCGGCAACAGAAGAAATCACTGCAAGTCTG
- a CDS encoding DUF1266 domain-containing protein, whose amino-acid sequence MFNFFSKSKKIEFRTVENCFLTGDAEMKAVCSNAFFGLPDLFLDIKLCSENREQFIKNNFFNLRYMGGTEASWDKNKAEYIRSIKEALESAYGITDQESYEEVFLDFYAEADPHAWNMVRIAGVTQNAYTAEYINAQTAKENIGLLGNKLLENYNSWEQVATDFLSGKLQFIELKAIHSADDKEYTSIINIVTMIDLLFNDKDTPLKKCLFSREENLHLSSNSIFQKVLDNLISVPQRARNIMKVYKDVYGWRPFILSDIYTLDEKDKNTYNYVKNNLKLEEDEEIVYIHAFTSQKPEKSDISFVLTNKNLITVFNKKDRQNGKYVYTPLAVLNRSNITLKEVESAYMLFIDDAPRVENISLNSKREISAYQEILSDMIAFLNNIRG is encoded by the coding sequence ATGTTTAATTTTTTTTCTAAAAGTAAAAAAATTGAGTTTAGAACTGTTGAAAATTGTTTTCTTACAGGAGATGCGGAGATGAAAGCGGTCTGCTCGAACGCTTTTTTTGGATTACCGGATCTTTTTCTTGATATAAAGCTGTGCAGTGAAAACAGGGAGCAGTTTATAAAAAATAATTTTTTTAATCTTCGGTATATGGGGGGAACTGAAGCATCCTGGGATAAAAATAAGGCGGAATATATACGTTCTATCAAAGAGGCTTTGGAATCTGCCTATGGTATTACCGATCAAGAGAGTTATGAAGAAGTTTTCTTGGATTTTTACGCAGAGGCAGACCCTCATGCATGGAATATGGTAAGAATAGCAGGAGTTACCCAAAATGCTTATACAGCAGAGTATATCAATGCGCAGACCGCCAAAGAAAACATAGGGTTATTAGGCAATAAACTTTTGGAAAATTATAATTCCTGGGAGCAGGTAGCCACAGATTTTCTTTCAGGTAAGCTTCAGTTTATAGAGCTGAAAGCAATCCACAGTGCGGATGATAAAGAGTATACGAGTATTATAAATATAGTAACGATGATTGATTTATTGTTTAATGATAAGGATACACCTCTAAAAAAATGCTTATTTAGTCGTGAGGAGAATTTGCATTTAAGCTCTAATAGTATCTTTCAGAAAGTTCTTGACAACTTGATATCTGTTCCCCAAAGAGCCAGAAATATAATGAAGGTTTACAAAGATGTATACGGCTGGCGTCCATTTATATTATCTGATATTTATACTCTGGATGAGAAGGATAAAAACACCTACAATTATGTAAAAAATAATCTTAAGCTGGAAGAAGACGAAGAAATTGTTTACATACACGCGTTCACCAGTCAAAAACCGGAAAAGTCAGACATAAGTTTTGTATTAACCAATAAAAATTTAATTACAGTTTTTAATAAAAAAGATAGACAGAATGGTAAGTATGTATATACACCACTCGCGGTTTTAAATAGAAGTAATATTACATTAAAAGAAGTAGAATCTGCATACATGCTTTTCATTGACGATGCACCAAGAGTTGAAAATATATCTTTGAATTCGAAACGGGAAATTTCGGCTTATCAAGAGATTTTAAGTGATATGATTGCTTTCTTAAATAATATCAGAGGTTGA
- a CDS encoding S8 family peptidase encodes MIRRKNLRVLTAIGLASLSIFSGLHMVNQKVAADAEYSEAYNNSNYESPYAKDRVIVALKSGYDYQVAVADEGLTFQNTLSSEDSAYEVVLYTVKEQSAEGVMEAVESLKKNPAVAYAEPDYMVQATDKVPNDPSYSRLYGLTKISAPAAWDTFTGSKNAVVGVIDSGVQYTHPDLAANAWINPGEIPNNGIDDDGNGYIDDVYGWNFVDNNNKPLDDNGHGTHVAGTIGAVGNNGVGVVGVAWNTQIAALKFLDANGDGYTSDAILAINYAKKMGFAITNNSWGGGGYSQSLKDAIDSYNGLFIAAAGNNGTNNDSRASYPASYTSSNIIAVAATTSSDARASFSNYGKTSVDLGAPGDSIYSTYMNGGYATLSGTSMATPQVAGAAALLKAYKPSLTTAQLRTAILSNVDAVSSLNGRTVTGGRLNVLKSLNSIK; translated from the coding sequence ATGATTAGAAGAAAAAATTTAAGAGTTTTAACAGCAATTGGTTTAGCTTCATTAAGTATTTTTAGCGGTTTACATATGGTTAATCAAAAAGTTGCAGCAGATGCAGAATATAGTGAGGCCTACAATAACAGTAATTATGAAAGCCCTTATGCAAAGGACAGGGTTATTGTAGCATTAAAGTCAGGTTATGATTATCAAGTAGCAGTTGCAGATGAAGGTTTGACGTTTCAAAATACGTTATCCTCAGAGGATAGTGCTTATGAGGTAGTTCTGTATACCGTCAAGGAGCAAAGTGCAGAGGGTGTAATGGAAGCCGTTGAGTCCTTAAAAAAGAATCCGGCAGTAGCTTATGCAGAACCAGATTATATGGTACAAGCTACCGATAAAGTTCCCAATGATCCAAGTTATTCCAGACTTTATGGTTTAACAAAGATAAGTGCACCGGCAGCTTGGGATACCTTTACAGGTTCTAAAAATGCAGTAGTTGGAGTAATTGATTCAGGTGTTCAATATACACATCCTGACTTAGCAGCTAATGCTTGGATAAATCCCGGTGAAATTCCTAATAACGGAATTGATGATGATGGTAATGGCTATATTGATGATGTTTATGGTTGGAACTTTGTAGACAACAACAATAAACCGCTGGATGATAATGGTCATGGCACTCATGTAGCAGGTACTATAGGTGCGGTTGGTAACAATGGAGTCGGGGTTGTTGGAGTTGCTTGGAATACACAGATAGCAGCTTTAAAGTTCCTTGATGCAAACGGAGATGGTTATACATCCGATGCAATCCTTGCGATTAACTATGCTAAAAAGATGGGATTTGCCATTACCAACAACAGCTGGGGTGGTGGCGGCTACAGCCAAAGTCTGAAAGATGCAATTGATTCCTATAATGGTCTGTTTATAGCAGCAGCCGGAAACAATGGAACCAATAATGATAGCAGAGCTTCCTATCCGGCAAGTTACACATCTAGTAATATCATTGCCGTAGCAGCAACAACTAGCAGTGATGCAAGAGCAAGCTTTAGTAACTATGGCAAAACCAGCGTTGATTTGGGCGCTCCTGGAGATTCTATTTATAGCACATACATGAATGGAGGTTATGCAACATTGAGTGGAACATCCATGGCCACTCCTCAAGTTGCAGGAGCAGCAGCTCTTCTAAAAGCATATAAACCTTCTCTGACGACTGCTCAGCTAAGAACTGCAATTCTGTCAAATGTAGATGCAGTTTCAAGCTTAAACGGAAGAACGGTAACCGGAGGAAGATTAAATGTTTTAAAAAGCCTTAATTCAATAAAGTAA
- a CDS encoding oxidoreductase, translating to MAKLFEKTQIGSMKLKNRIVMGPMGTTGESDGSYTSEGIRYFVERAKGGTGLIITGANVVTTKYEARPCTELSNFHHVERLNMLIERAHHYGTKVCVQISPGLGRQQFTDPFTSPYSASACDAFWFPGLKCKPFSVEEIHDLVEKLGYSASLAKMAGADAVELHAYGGYLLDQFHSRQWNMRTDEYGGSLRNRMRFTLECIEAIRKNVGPKFPILVKFTPDQRVEGGRELEEGIEMAKILEESGIDAIHVDCGCYEAWHKAISTVYEKEEHQMDAVEAVKKTVSIPVLGQGKMFDPAKAEKAVTDGKTDYIVLGHQMLADPAWANKVKAGDTMDIVPCIGCNECLLAGFSGKHYYCAVNPLCYAEEDYPLPENDKTNKSVLVIGGGPGGMSAAIAAAKRGCTVELWEKASRLGGNLWAAGLPTFKQDVLRLITYMERQVVKLGVKVKLTKEATAEEIIAGNYDKVILAAGSLPFVPPIAGVENAGVSGEYLLGIKKPGKKVVVIGGGLVGCETAAYMQETAEEVTIVEMLDDILAIADHCLNNDQALRTMIKERKIGVVGNAKVSKITPESVVYTKDGKEHTISCDTVILAAGYRANNTLETELEDKVKDLTVIGDAEAPRKILNAVHEGYHAIRVM from the coding sequence ATGGCAAAATTATTCGAAAAAACACAAATCGGCAGTATGAAACTAAAAAACCGTATTGTTATGGGTCCAATGGGTACGACAGGTGAATCCGATGGTTCTTATACCTCAGAAGGAATTCGTTATTTTGTGGAACGTGCAAAAGGTGGCACCGGCCTTATTATTACGGGTGCGAATGTAGTAACAACAAAATACGAAGCACGTCCCTGTACAGAACTTAGTAACTTCCATCATGTAGAACGTTTAAATATGCTCATTGAACGCGCGCACCATTATGGTACCAAAGTCTGTGTACAGATTTCACCGGGATTAGGTCGCCAGCAGTTTACCGACCCTTTTACATCCCCTTATTCTGCCAGTGCATGTGATGCTTTCTGGTTTCCTGGTTTAAAATGCAAACCATTTTCGGTAGAAGAAATTCATGATTTAGTGGAAAAATTAGGATATTCTGCAAGTCTTGCCAAAATGGCAGGGGCAGATGCTGTTGAATTGCATGCTTATGGCGGCTATCTATTAGACCAGTTTCACTCAAGACAATGGAATATGCGTACAGACGAATACGGCGGCTCTTTAAGAAACCGTATGAGATTTACGCTGGAATGTATAGAAGCAATTCGTAAAAACGTTGGTCCTAAGTTCCCGATTCTTGTTAAATTCACACCGGATCAAAGAGTTGAGGGCGGTCGGGAATTAGAAGAAGGTATTGAAATGGCAAAAATACTGGAGGAATCAGGAATCGACGCTATCCATGTAGATTGCGGATGCTATGAAGCATGGCATAAAGCCATTTCAACTGTTTATGAAAAAGAAGAACATCAGATGGATGCGGTAGAAGCGGTAAAGAAAACCGTATCAATTCCGGTACTCGGACAGGGCAAAATGTTTGACCCGGCAAAAGCAGAAAAAGCTGTCACAGACGGTAAAACAGATTATATCGTGTTAGGTCATCAAATGTTAGCAGATCCTGCCTGGGCCAACAAAGTAAAAGCTGGAGATACCATGGATATTGTACCATGTATCGGTTGTAATGAATGTCTGTTAGCAGGTTTCTCCGGAAAGCACTATTACTGTGCCGTAAATCCATTATGTTATGCGGAAGAGGATTATCCTTTACCTGAGAATGACAAAACCAACAAATCCGTATTGGTTATCGGTGGGGGACCTGGTGGTATGTCAGCTGCAATTGCGGCAGCAAAGAGAGGATGTACAGTAGAACTTTGGGAAAAGGCATCCCGTCTTGGTGGAAATCTGTGGGCAGCGGGTCTGCCAACATTTAAACAAGATGTATTAAGATTAATTACATATATGGAACGACAGGTAGTAAAGCTTGGTGTAAAGGTTAAACTAACGAAAGAAGCAACAGCAGAAGAAATAATTGCAGGAAATTATGATAAAGTTATTTTAGCAGCAGGCTCCCTTCCTTTTGTACCTCCTATTGCTGGTGTAGAAAATGCCGGGGTTTCAGGAGAATACTTGTTAGGGATAAAGAAACCGGGTAAAAAAGTAGTAGTAATCGGCGGCGGTCTGGTTGGCTGCGAAACGGCAGCCTATATGCAAGAAACAGCCGAGGAAGTAACGATAGTTGAAATGCTTGATGATATCTTAGCGATTGCAGATCATTGCTTAAATAATGATCAGGCATTAAGAACCATGATTAAAGAAAGAAAGATAGGAGTAGTCGGTAATGCCAAAGTGTCTAAAATAACGCCTGAGAGTGTTGTTTATACAAAAGACGGTAAAGAGCACACGATTTCTTGTGATACGGTTATACTCGCTGCCGGATATAGGGCAAATAATACTTTAGAAACGGAACTGGAAGATAAGGTTAAAGATTTGACTGTAATAGGTGATGCAGAAGCACCAAGAAAAATATTAAATGCCGTACATGAAGGATACCATGCGATTCGTGTTATGTAA